Part of the Nicotiana tabacum cultivar K326 chromosome 20, ASM71507v2, whole genome shotgun sequence genome, CAACTTCTTCTGTAAGATATTTTACCAATTCTGATTTAGAATCTGAACCTCCAATCCCAGCTTTATGTCTTTTTAGTTCTTCAAAGAAAGAACCAAAAGATCCAGTTGAAGTTTCTATTGTGTCCAATGAAGAGTTAGATAAACATGAAGAAGGACGACAACCTTTATCTTTTGAATGAGACTTTACATACTCATCAAATAATAAAGTCATGTATGTATGCACTGCCTTTGCGATAATTGGCCCTTTCTCTTCGAACATCTTCGCAAGTGCAAAACTAACAAAATCAAACTTGTACCGAGgatccaaaacacatgaaatgaaaatcattttgtttattttttctggATCACCCCAATACTTATCAAAtttctccttcatcttctttgcCATTGAACCCAAAAGTACATCTTCATTTAATATCAATTGTTTCAAGTAAACAGCAACttcataaatttcaaaaaaatgatgatttgatgtaACATAAAGTGAGACAAATACCTTTACAGTAAGCTTATAAAAGATTTCAAGAAATTTTGTCAATTTCTTTACATCCTCCCAATCACTACTCAAAAGTGTACCTGCAGAACTTCCATCCACAATATCAACAAACTCAAGATGACGTGACAAGCCAATATCATGATCATCATATTCTAAAATTACACTCTCATATTCAATAGCCCTGTTCAACATTAAGTATGTAGAATTTCACCTTGTAGGAATATCCAAACATAAAGATTTCCTAACTAGATTTCCTTCATCACAACATTCGTGAAACTTTTTTCACCTAGCAGGAGACTGCCTGATATATCTCACTGCTTGCCTAATACATTCAATAGATACAATTGATTCTTTTATACCATCTTGAACAACAAGATTCATAATATGAGCAATACACCTCATGTGAAGGTGCTTACCATTCATGGAATTGGTCCCCCATTTAGTTAACTTCTTAGAAAGCTCCTTCACCGTTACATCATTTGAACTAGCATTATCAACTGTGACAGTGAAATCTTTTGTAACTCCCACTATTTCAAACAATTAACAATACTATTTGCCATATCTTCACCCCTATGACTAGAAATTGGACAAAACTTGAtaattcttttaattcttttatgCATTTTCAATTCACTATCAATCCAATGAACCGTAATACACATATAATTTATTCGTTGTAAGGAAGTCCAAGTATTAGTGGTAAGGCAAACTCTCTAATCTTTAAAAAGCTTCACCAAATTACATTTTTCCTCATTGAAAAGATCAAAACAGTCCCGAGTCACAGTTCTACGTGAAGGAATTCGAAAAAAGGTTGTGCAACTTTCATAAAATTCATAACCTTCCTTTTCAACAAAGCTGAAAGGAAGTTCATCAACGATCACCATACGACAAAAAGCCTTCCTACATTGTTCTTGATTAAATTTCTAAGGAACAACAGCTACATCACCCTTATTACCCCCCAGAATAGGTTTAAAGCCTATTTTTGATTGACTTTTTGCAACATCTAAAAGCATTTTTGTACAATTGGCCATATGTGTAAGGAGTGATTTCGTACCATTATCTTTTGAATCGGAAAAATATTCTCTTTTGCAATGTTTACAAACATCCTTTTATTTCCTTTCGGATCAATAATTTGGTCAAAATGTTCCCATGCAACAGACCTCTTTTTTCTTTGTCTCTTTACTTTCAATTGAACTGATTGAGATTGTGATGTCGCATTTGAATTAGAAGCTCCACTTTCACTATTCACCTTATCAATCATGATATTTTCAGCCATGCTTTTGTGTCACTATAAGTttgatttaaaataaatcaagCAGGGAGACAACAAAATCTTAAAATGAAACACATATAACTACAGATTTAGAAAATCATTCAAGTAAATATACTTAACTAGAAACATATTGTAAAGAGACAAAGGCCACTATTGCCTTCTGTTGCATAATGAACACTTGCAATATTAATAGCAAGACTTTGGCATTGGGATAAAGTTAAGAGAATCAATTTTGCTCCTTTCTATCTCGTGGGACAATGTTAACTTAATGTACAAAACTAGCACCTTGTGAGGAAGGATGGGTTAATTCTGTCACATTTTAGGGAAACCATTTTTCAAGCTTCATAAAAAAGGAAATAtacaaaaattgatttctaagggaAGCCTAAATCATTGTTTCTAAGATACCAAACTAAGACGAATTCAGAAATGGGATATGAAACACTGACCTTAGTGCAATGCTCTGCCAGAAAAAGATAATAGAAAACTGAGTCTTAACGGGCTCAACCGTGGGGGTGTGAGCCATGAGGCGGAGAACTGGTGAGGGCTTGAGCCGTGTGGCCGGTAGCGGACTGGCGGAGAACTAGTGAGGTTTGAGGACTGAGGACTGAGTGTGAGGGTGACAGGGAGTGAGGCGGAGAAAGAActgagaaatagaaattgaacCATGTATATGAAACCCTAgtatgtatatacttaagggtaaactAGTAAATTAGTAAATCCTTATTGGGCTATCGATTTACCCAATAACATAATTGCTAAATCGAGCCCGGACTGATAAcccaataataataaaaatttacccgttaccgaaccgttaactcaataacccaataccgataacccaataagtaATTAACGGTTCGAGTTATTgtttttacccgatatatgcccacccTTAATTGATGGTAGccacacctcaaatcgatctttgaaaacacattggcaccctgaagttgatcaaataagtcatcaatcctcgacaatggatacttgttcttaatagtgactctGTTCAATTGCTGGTAATCTGTGCACATCCTCatagatccatctttcttcttcacaaacaacacgggcgcaccccagggcgagacactaggtctaataaagcccttatcaagcaaatcttgcaacttttcctttaattattccaactctggcggggccatatggtatggcggaatagaaatgggctgagtgccaaggaccaaatcaatatagaagtcaatatccctatcgggtgcaTCCCTGGAAGGTATAcaagaaacacctctggaaactcatggACAATTGGTActaaatccatagaaggaacctctgcactagaatcgcAGATATAAGCcagataagctagacaccccttctcagccatacgctgagccttcatgTAAGAGATAACCCAACTGGTAAAATGTATAGGAGTCTCTCTCCACCCTAATCGAGgaaaccccggcaaggctaaggtcaccgtcttggcatgacaatccaacatagcgtgataaggtgacaaccaattcaTACCCAAAATAATGTCAAAGTCTACcgtatcgagaagtagaagatttacactagtctcaagactctgaatagtaaccacacatgaactataaacatgatctacaataatagcatccccCACAGGTACTGACACATACacagaagaactcaaagaatcacagaggcacaaccaaatatgaagcaaaataggatgacacgtaggaataagtagaacccggatcaaatagaactgaagcatctctactacaaaacTGAAACATTACCAGTGATAacggcgtcagatgactcagcctctagCCTGGCTCGAAAAGAatagcatcggggctgggcctcaccctctaaactacatctctaggacgacccctagctgactggcctcgacctctagtggcctgacATCCACCTCTAACTGcgtggcctccacctctaactatatgacccctacctctaactggctgggtgGGCGGTAAAGCACCCGGTGCCAGGATCATgacacgagaaccctgatgctgtgaACTGCTCGACGcccgagggcaaaacctagcaatgtgtctcagatcaccacaagtataacaggacctcgacTGCTGTGACTACTGACCTCGAAACTGACCTTGTCAACCTGAGTAACTACCCTGAAAGCTCTGgagtggtgcactaataggagttgtggtgcactgtaggctagctggtcggaataatgcatataagggccacgaccacctgaagaaccatgggatgcctggagtgctgaatgaaacggcctgggaggatggcctctaccaaaagtacccttttcctccagatgaggcaccactgaatccaccggaatgacgaggcctcttgtcagacccctgaacTCCCTATATGCTAGAACCATCTCGACTTGCCTGGCGACATTGGCAgccgtctgaaaagaaatcttactcccggtttccttggccatctgcaacttgataggctgagcaagtctcttcataaacctcctcaccctctctctctctatctctctctctcggtaggaagcatgAGAATAGCATGACGATCCAGATCCACAAAATGGGTTTCATACTGGGTGACTAacatactgccctactggagacgctcaaactgcctgcgataaTCCTCTCTCAGTATTACAGGatggaacttctcaagaaatatctgagataattggtcccaagtaagagcaggcgacccacaTGGCCTAGTCAACACAAAGTCCTTCCACCATATCTTTGCCGAACCCATCATCTAAAACACAttaaaatcgaccccattggtctctactatcccaatgttccgcaacacctcatggcagcggtcaagataatcctatgggtcctcagaaggtgtaccactataGTGaattggaaagatcttggtaaacttgtccaatctcaataagctCTCAGAAGACATAGCTAGTCCATCACCGACCTGTGTTGTAATAACCGGCTAAACTATTCTAACTGGCTGGGCTGCTGGAGTCTAATACTTGGGAGCCATCTGCTTCGGAGTGTGAGTGGcaagagtctgtgctcctcccccagcctaagagaTGACTGGTTCCATAAGGAATGTACCGACCTGGGCCACACTCTCTATAAGACCCACTAAACGGACCAAGGCGTCCAGAAGCACTAGGTGGCGATAAATCCCTCCAGGACTTGAGCTGGTCCCATAGGCACGGTATGGgatggaacctcctcatcaaactccacctgaggctccgttgctggtgttgctgctcgagctctgggttGAGCTCTGCCCCTTCCTCGGCCTGTGGCACGACCTGGGTCTCGACTTTTTCCCCTTGTATGAGCTGCCACTAGTGGCTCTGGTTGCGCTCAGCTGAACATATAGTACATGTTCTCTCCATCTgggagagaacaagaatagaagagttcaattagcaagAGAGAACCAAAAtagcacgataggaaagaatagaagtgaaatttgtacCTAAACTAAATAGCCTATAGAAGATAACTACAggcatctccgtaccgatcctccagactttactaagcctgctcgtgaattgtgagacctagaaaacctagtgctctgataccaacttgtcacgacccggaatttccaccttcgggaccgtgatggagcctaacatttcacttgctaggcaagccaacattagagaattcTTAAAGCCAACTTTAGCCAATTTCAATAACATAAACAATTAGGCTAAACAGAAGCTAAAACTGAATTACAGAATAAGATAAAACCCATAATATATGATACAATTCGAATCTAGAGTCACGattcacgagcttctaagatttattACAAACAAAGTCTAGAAGAAAATACAATTGTTCTGAAAGAAAGGAAACAGTAAAATAAAGAAACTAGGAAGGGACTCCAGGGTTTGCAGATGCCagtagatctacctcgagtctccaaacaAAAAAATCCAAGTTGTTCCAACTCACGAACAGCTAaggccggtaccaaaatctgcacaagaagtgcagagtgtagtatgagtacaaccgaccccatgtactcgtaagtatcgagcctaacctcgatgaagtagtgacgaggctatgacaagatacctagataataaacctgtgcaattaac contains:
- the LOC142174510 gene encoding zinc finger BED domain-containing protein RICESLEEPER 2-like, with protein sequence MAENIMIDKVNSESGASNSNATSQSQSVQLKVKRQRKKSFVEKEGYEFYESCTTFFRIPSRRTVTRDCFDLFNEEKLGVTKDFTVTVDNASSNDVTVKELSKKLTKWGTNSMNGKHLHMRCIAHIMNLVVQDGIKESIVSIECIRQAVRYIRQSPARAIEYESVILEYDDHDIGLSRHLEFVDIVDGSSAGTLLSSDWEDVKKLTKFLEIFYKLTVKVFVSLYVTSNHHFFEIYEVAVYLKQLILNEDVLLGSMAKKMKEKFDKYWGDPEKINKMIFISCVLDPRYKFDFVSFALAKMFEEKGPIIAKAVHTYMTLLFDEYVKSHSKDKGCRPSSCLSNSSLDTIETSTGSFGSFFEELKRHKAGIGGSDSKSELVKYLTEEVENEIADGNILLWCIGGRILDSFRSSLTPKLVEVLVCLQDWLRSEPLPVSVEEDLDVLEQLEQGVTMPRLCGLKAISHVWSHYERIEEGDDGWWKRICFITITLYCYSVLCCTELMLIAYRWPILVLVAGLLPNPKVALDSLVVWIYT